GCGTCGCACAAACGCTGATCGGCGGCGGCTCCGAGATTCTCGTCGACCGCGCGCTGACGCTGCTGGGCGTCGAATCGCGCCCCGCGACGCTCGATCTCGTGCTGCGCCGCTACGAGACCTGCTACCACCAGATCTGCCGCGACGACGAACTGTTGACGCAGCCGTATCCGGGCGCCGAGGCGACGCTCGACAGTCTGCGCGGCATGGGGCTCAAGCTCGGCCTCGTCACCAACAAGGAGACGCGTTTCGTCGATCCGCTGATGTGGCGCTTCGGTTTGCAGGCATGGTTCGACATGGTCGTCGACGGCAACGCGCGGTTGCCGCGCAAGCCGGACCCGGAACCGCTGCTGCACGCATGCGAAGCGCTCGGCGTCGATCCCGCGCATACGCTGTTCGTCGGCGATTCCGTGACGGATGCGCTTGCGGCGCAGGCGGCAGGCATGCCGATGGTGTGCGTCAGCTATGGCTACAGCAGCGACCATCCCGTGAGCGAACTGCCGTGCATGCGCGTGATCGACAGCATCGGCGAATTGACGGAGCTGATCGGCGGGCCGCGCAAATGGCATCGCGCGACACGTGGCGAACATGCTGCGTCGGGCCTCGACATGCCGATGCCCATGCCGAACTGAGTGTCTTCAGAGGCGCGTCATGTCTTGATGTGCACGCGCCTCATCTTTCGGTAAAGCGTATTGCGCGTGATGCCGAGTGCGAGCGCAACCTGACTCACGTTCCAGCGATGCTTGTCGAGCAGTGCGAGCAGCGCTTCGCGTTCCGCTTGCAGGATCGCGTTGAGCGGCGCGTTAGATGTCTCTTCGGCATCGGCGGATTCGTCGGTATCGGCG
This Paraburkholderia sabiae DNA region includes the following protein-coding sequences:
- the gph gene encoding phosphoglycolate phosphatase (PGP is an essential enzyme in the glycolate salvage pathway in higher organisms (photorespiration in plants). Phosphoglycolate results from the oxidase activity of RubisCO in the Calvin cycle when concentrations of carbon dioxide are low relative to oxygen. This enzyme is a member of the Haloacid Dehalogenase (HAD) superfamily of aspartate-nucleophile hydrolase enzymes (PF00702).), with translation MQVMPRNLPIDAVLFDLDGTLLHTSPDIGNALNRALAENGLPLLAPGVAQTLIGGGSEILVDRALTLLGVESRPATLDLVLRRYETCYHQICRDDELLTQPYPGAEATLDSLRGMGLKLGLVTNKETRFVDPLMWRFGLQAWFDMVVDGNARLPRKPDPEPLLHACEALGVDPAHTLFVGDSVTDALAAQAAGMPMVCVSYGYSSDHPVSELPCMRVIDSIGELTELIGGPRKWHRATRGEHAASGLDMPMPMPN